Proteins encoded within one genomic window of Halomonas sp. YLGW01:
- a CDS encoding DUF349 domain-containing protein: MSGKTPSGWIRRLLSPRWQHPDAEKRREAAQRLDATRPEDHRRLETLARDPDARVRQSALSRLADPQALLAMLEDEASPELTTRLTALLVGHDGDLSLAHRLALVERLSHPRLLNDIAMQGDNQQLRLTALARITDETALLDQACENGIAAVRRAAADRIDSESGLRELARRARRDKQIQRLAREALNRRRADAAQAQAAHEKRERLLSALEAHVTHAWEPLYAGRYRHLTREWESLKDLPSAEHERRYQDAALACRKVISDHEAHQQAAESAHQQRENDDETRLGLIESLEEGLAGLRQHTRLTGQDMASLRAQKRLLDQRWAALSDRHPPRETLRARHDQALADYHRLDVAWSRLEQHAATLERALTDHDRDRLVALLETIAWPSELPPTDAIAQARAQLDPHPPLHGHEASTAGRDTLERDLATLEEQLKRGAFKAASRLHQQLRQQLATRPEQERRGIESRLKRLGAQLAELRDWRGFVAAPKREQLCEAIEALTEDGTLAAEALDRRHRRLVQEWKALGDAAATHELSRRFRQASDRLHERLAPWREQQQTLRIQNLETRRALCDQLETLLTRPDPEADPDALREIRDKAREQWRRCSPVPRPQAQTIGRRFATLSHDLQNLIDRRAREIAAAKRALIQEARTLSESAQPASRTARDAKGLQRRWRALGRAPKGEEQALWREFRDLCDEIFARREAEHDDQAARAKARLDAMQAVIDRLDAWQPSSSRDQAVLDEASAEIEALKPLPSGRRTEGMRKRWAGIVRARRERLARLAVHEEIRAWQSLQPLLSAHLDADRKALDGLAPREVVADEVLAGETLAGDMLKAHQARNDARRHPPAPQTVTDTLTRLRVHLALLAGSGLAHQDEPLRLAIQVERLNESLGQEASRAEELHGVLCALLATGPVPAQHWAREALELDALLHQMLPLPPP, encoded by the coding sequence ATGTCAGGAAAGACTCCCTCAGGATGGATCCGTCGCCTGCTGTCCCCGCGCTGGCAGCACCCCGATGCCGAGAAACGCCGCGAGGCTGCCCAGCGCCTGGACGCCACGCGCCCCGAGGACCATCGCCGGCTCGAGACGCTGGCCCGGGACCCGGATGCCAGGGTCCGCCAGTCCGCCCTGTCCCGGCTCGCCGATCCCCAGGCGTTGCTGGCGATGCTCGAAGACGAGGCCTCGCCGGAACTGACGACGCGCCTGACCGCCTTGCTGGTGGGACACGACGGCGACCTGAGCCTGGCGCATCGTCTGGCGCTGGTGGAACGCCTCTCGCACCCGCGCCTGCTGAATGATATCGCCATGCAGGGAGACAACCAGCAGCTCAGGCTGACCGCGCTGGCGCGGATCACCGACGAAACCGCGCTGCTTGACCAGGCCTGCGAGAACGGCATCGCCGCCGTGCGCCGCGCCGCCGCCGATCGCATCGACAGCGAAAGCGGCTTGCGTGAACTGGCCCGCCGCGCTCGGCGAGACAAGCAGATTCAGCGGCTGGCCCGGGAGGCCCTGAACCGGCGCCGGGCCGATGCCGCCCAGGCCCAAGCGGCCCACGAGAAACGCGAGCGGCTGCTCAGCGCCCTGGAAGCCCATGTCACCCATGCCTGGGAGCCCCTGTATGCCGGCCGCTATCGGCACCTGACACGGGAGTGGGAGAGCCTCAAGGACCTGCCCAGCGCCGAACATGAGCGTCGCTACCAGGACGCGGCCCTGGCCTGTCGCAAGGTCATCAGCGACCACGAGGCCCACCAGCAGGCCGCCGAAAGCGCGCATCAACAGCGCGAGAACGATGACGAAACGCGCCTTGGCCTGATCGAGTCGCTGGAGGAAGGCCTCGCCGGCCTGCGCCAGCATACGCGCCTCACCGGCCAGGACATGGCCAGCCTGCGCGCCCAGAAGCGCCTGCTCGATCAGCGCTGGGCGGCGCTTTCCGATCGTCACCCGCCCAGGGAGACCCTGCGCGCCCGCCACGACCAGGCCTTGGCCGACTACCATCGCCTGGATGTCGCCTGGTCGCGGCTCGAGCAGCACGCTGCAACCCTCGAACGGGCGCTCACCGACCATGACCGCGACCGCCTGGTCGCCCTGCTCGAGACCATCGCCTGGCCGAGCGAGCTGCCGCCCACCGACGCCATCGCCCAGGCGCGCGCCCAGCTCGACCCGCACCCGCCGCTCCACGGCCACGAGGCATCGACGGCCGGTCGCGACACACTCGAGCGTGACCTCGCGACCCTCGAGGAGCAGCTCAAGCGCGGCGCCTTCAAGGCCGCCAGCCGCCTGCACCAGCAACTGCGCCAGCAGCTCGCGACCCGTCCCGAGCAGGAACGCCGAGGCATCGAGAGCCGACTCAAGCGCCTTGGCGCACAGCTCGCCGAGCTGCGCGACTGGCGCGGCTTCGTCGCGGCCCCCAAGCGAGAGCAGCTGTGTGAGGCCATCGAGGCCCTGACCGAGGATGGCACCCTGGCCGCCGAGGCATTGGATCGCCGCCACCGGCGGCTGGTCCAGGAATGGAAGGCCCTCGGCGATGCCGCCGCCACCCACGAGCTGTCGAGGCGTTTCCGCCAGGCCTCCGATCGTCTGCACGAGCGCCTGGCGCCCTGGCGGGAGCAGCAGCAGACCCTGCGTATCCAGAACCTCGAGACGCGCCGCGCCCTGTGTGACCAGCTCGAGACTCTGCTGACGCGCCCCGATCCCGAGGCCGATCCGGACGCCCTGCGCGAGATTCGCGACAAGGCCCGCGAACAGTGGCGGCGCTGTTCTCCGGTCCCTCGGCCTCAGGCCCAGACGATCGGCCGGCGCTTTGCCACCCTCAGCCACGACCTTCAGAACCTGATCGATCGCCGCGCCCGAGAGATCGCCGCGGCCAAGCGCGCACTGATCCAGGAAGCCCGCACCCTGAGCGAATCGGCCCAGCCGGCCAGCCGGACGGCCCGGGACGCCAAGGGCCTGCAGCGGCGCTGGCGAGCCCTTGGCCGGGCGCCCAAGGGCGAGGAGCAGGCCCTGTGGCGGGAGTTTCGTGACCTGTGCGACGAGATCTTCGCCCGTCGCGAGGCGGAGCACGACGATCAGGCTGCCCGGGCCAAGGCGCGCCTGGACGCCATGCAGGCCGTCATCGATCGCCTCGATGCCTGGCAGCCGTCCTCCAGCCGCGATCAAGCTGTGCTCGACGAGGCCAGCGCCGAGATCGAGGCGCTCAAGCCCCTGCCCTCGGGGCGCCGCACCGAGGGCATGCGCAAGCGCTGGGCCGGAATCGTGCGGGCGCGCCGCGAACGGCTGGCCCGCCTGGCCGTCCATGAAGAGATCCGAGCCTGGCAATCCCTGCAACCGCTGCTCTCGGCGCACCTGGACGCCGACCGCAAGGCCCTGGACGGCCTGGCGCCCCGCGAGGTTGTCGCCGACGAGGTACTGGCCGGCGAAACACTGGCCGGCGACATGCTGAAGGCCCACCAGGCCCGCAACGACGCCCGCCGCCATCCTCCTGCCCCACAGACGGTCACGGATACCCTGACACGCCTGCGGGTGCATTTGGCGCTGCTGGCCGGCAGCGGTCTCGCCCATCAGGACGAGCCACTGCGCCTGGCGATTCAGGTCGAGCGCCTCAACGAGAGCCTCGGCCAGGAGGCCTCCCGGGCCGAGGAACTGCACGGCGTGCTGTGCGCCCTGCTGGCCACCGGCCCGGTGCCCGCCCAGCACTGGGCGCGCGAGGCACTCGAGCTCGATGCCCTGCTGCACCAGATGCTGCCTCTGCCGCCGCCCTGA
- the phbB gene encoding acetoacetyl-CoA reductase yields the protein MANAAPVAWVTGGTGGIGTAICRALAKEGYQVVAGYHNPEKAKQWLATQQADGFDNIALSGVDLTDYDDCVRGVTEIRDQHGPVSVLVNCAGITRDGTMKKMTPDQWHEVIDTNLNSVFNTCRGVIEDMLEHGYGRIVNISSINGRKGQFGQVNYAAAKAGMHGLTMSLAQETATKGITVNTLSPGYIATDMIMQIPEKVREAIREGIPVKRYGTPEEIARAVVFLADKESGFITGANLDINGGQFMG from the coding sequence ATGGCTAATGCAGCACCCGTCGCGTGGGTTACCGGTGGTACCGGTGGCATCGGAACGGCGATCTGCCGCGCCCTGGCCAAGGAGGGCTATCAGGTCGTTGCGGGGTATCACAATCCTGAGAAGGCCAAGCAGTGGCTCGCCACCCAACAGGCCGATGGCTTCGACAACATCGCGCTGTCCGGTGTCGACCTGACCGACTATGACGACTGCGTCAGAGGCGTCACCGAGATTCGCGACCAGCATGGCCCCGTCAGCGTGCTGGTGAACTGTGCCGGTATCACCCGGGACGGCACCATGAAGAAGATGACCCCCGATCAGTGGCACGAGGTCATCGATACCAACCTCAACAGCGTCTTCAATACCTGTCGCGGTGTCATCGAGGACATGCTCGAGCACGGCTATGGCCGGATCGTGAACATCTCCTCGATCAACGGCCGCAAGGGCCAGTTCGGCCAGGTCAACTATGCGGCCGCCAAGGCCGGCATGCATGGCCTGACCATGTCGCTGGCGCAGGAAACCGCGACCAAGGGCATCACCGTCAACACCCTGTCGCCGGGCTACATCGCGACCGACATGATCATGCAGATTCCCGAGAAGGTACGCGAGGCGATTCGCGAGGGGATTCCGGTCAAGCGTTACGGTACCCCTGAGGAGATCGCCCGGGCGGTGGTCTTCCTGGCCGACAAGGAATCCGGCTTCATCACCGGCGCCAACCTGGACATCAACGGCGGCCAGTTCATGGGCTGA
- a CDS encoding helix-turn-helix domain-containing protein produces the protein MGYRQLTQTQRYQIYARYDLGVSRRQIAKELGIHNSTISRELRRNVTASGYDPEQAQSLSDHRRRTAWKWTKRLPCMIAAVVDRLREEWSPEQTQRFHGALGWRRRQSPVDLRLDLG, from the coding sequence ATGGGATACCGACAGCTGACCCAGACCCAACGATACCAGATCTATGCCCGTTATGACCTGGGCGTTAGCCGACGACAAATCGCCAAAGAGCTTGGCATCCACAACAGTACGATCAGCCGTGAGCTGCGCCGCAACGTCACCGCCAGCGGCTATGATCCTGAGCAGGCCCAGTCCCTCAGTGATCATCGGCGTCGCACCGCCTGGAAGTGGACGAAGCGCTTGCCCTGCATGATCGCCGCAGTCGTTGACCGGCTGCGGGAGGAGTGGAGCCCAGAGCAGACTCAGCGGTTTCATGGCGCCCTTGGCTGGCGTAGGCGTCAGTCACCAGTGGATCTACGCCTTGATCTGGGATGA
- a CDS encoding IS30 family transposase — protein MIWDDKARGGDLWQHLRQPKRRSKHRAQAKSAGLGKIPNRVGIEHRPAEVDDRRFIGHWEGDTVVQGHKQSGLVTLVERRSGYLLAARLPKLSADLTQRAMIRLLKPRRGAVQTITLDNGSEFADHETVAKAVTAATYFCDPYCSGQRGTNENTNGLIRQYFPKGTDFRQVTDAKLRKVVEKLNDRPRKRLGYRTPAQVFLGEYSGALDTAGAALVA, from the coding sequence TTGATCTGGGATGATAAGGCCCGTGGTGGCGATCTTTGGCAGCACCTCCGCCAGCCCAAGCGGCGCAGTAAGCACCGTGCTCAGGCGAAGAGCGCAGGGCTCGGTAAGATTCCCAACCGCGTAGGCATCGAGCATCGCCCCGCTGAAGTCGATGACAGGCGCTTTATCGGGCACTGGGAGGGTGACACCGTGGTCCAGGGGCACAAGCAATCGGGCCTGGTGACACTGGTCGAGCGACGTAGCGGCTATCTGCTGGCGGCACGACTGCCCAAGCTCTCAGCGGATCTGACGCAGAGGGCCATGATCCGCCTGCTGAAGCCTCGCCGAGGTGCTGTCCAGACCATCACCCTGGACAACGGCTCGGAATTCGCGGATCACGAGACCGTGGCCAAGGCGGTAACGGCAGCGACTTACTTCTGCGATCCCTACTGTTCCGGGCAGCGTGGGACCAATGAGAACACCAATGGCCTGATACGACAGTACTTCCCCAAGGGAACGGATTTCCGACAGGTCACAGATGCCAAGCTGCGCAAGGTGGTCGAGAAGCTGAATGACCGACCCCGAAAGCGTCTCGGCTATCGCACACCGGCACAGGTGTTTCTGGGGGAATATTCAGGAGCCCTAGATACCGCAGGTGCTGCGCTTGTTGCTTGA